The DNA region TCGAATCCTTCAAGATTTTCTTTTGTCTCCTCTTTGAATAACAATTCATAAGACGGATTGTAAACGATCTCTTTTACATCATTAATTCCATAGTTGCTTAAATTTAATTCACTCATTGTTGTGGTGTTTAATATTGCGTTGTTGTTATAAATAGATGTATCTGCTTATCAGATAGATAGTGCTAAAATAATAAATTAATGATTTTTATCATATTAAAATATGATGTTTTTCGATTAATCGATTGTTTTAGCAATATTGATCAAAACAATATTAAAATGAACACCTTAATTCTATCTAAAGGGCTTGGCTTTTTTTGAAGAAGTAATGCCGCTAATAAAATCCTATTTAGCAGAAAATACTATTTCGGAGAAGGCCTCTTTTGTTTTGGGGTCTTTAAACTGATTAAGGAGTATTGAGTAGTTTATTATATCCATGCAGTTGTGTTTTGTTTCTCTGAATACTTTTAGTTTTGAACTGTCATAATTCAGTTTTGTAAAAAGAAATTTTAATTGTCTGCAGTTAAATATTCCATTCTGTAATTCTTTGATAATTAAAAGTTCCTTTACTTTTTCGTCTGAAGTGTTATCAATAGCTTCTATAAGCTTATTTAGTTGCATTAAGTTATGCGAATTTGCCTTAGTCAATGATTTTTTTTCAGTATTTGAAATGAAATTTGGCAGTTTTTCTTTTAAATGATAGTTTCCTCTATAACGTATTTTGAAAATTCCATTTTCATTTGAAATAGCATATACGTTTTGTCTTGATTTTTTTAAGGATATAGTTTTTTTTAATTCGATAGTGTTCTCCATCTTAATATTTAACACAACAGATTTTTTATTGATGGTTTCTAATTCAAAAAAATTACTAACTTCCTTCACCAATTTGATATTATCGATTTCAGCAATAAATTGTTCATTGTTTTCAGAGTAGACTATCAGTTTTGTCTGGGCAGATAGGTTGATGCCTAAAAATAATAGTAGTATTATAAATCTTAATTCTGTCATAGAATTGTAAAACTAAAGTTAGATTGAATAACAAAAATAGGATTAAAAGTTTGCTGTGCAATAATAGTTTTTAAGACTAACCATAAACAACAGTATAGTTAATATGAGCAAAAGAAAGATTCTCGTTATTGGGGCAGGTAGATCAACAACTTCCCTAATTAATTATTTACTAAAAAAATCAGAAGAAGAAAATCTGGAAATAACTGTAGGAGATGTATCCGTTGAACTTGCCCGTGAAAAGGTTCAAGGGTTCTCTAATGGTAAAGCAATAGATTTTGATGTTTTTAATGATGAGCATAGAGAAAAGGAAATCAGGAATGCCGATATTGTAATTTCTATGCTTCCTGCCCGATTTCATATTCAGGTTGCAAAAGACTGTATCAGGTACAGGAAACCTATGGTAACAGCTTCGTATATTAGTGAGGAGATGGAAGCGCTTAATTCCGATGCTAAAGATGCAGGAATTGTAATAATGAATGAAGTAGGAGTGGACCCGGGAATAGATCATATGTCTGCAAAGAAAGTGATAGATAGAGTTATTGATGGAGGGGGTAAAATGTTATCATTTGAATCTTTTACCGGGGGGCTGATTTCTCCGGAAAATGATGATAACATGTGGAGTTATAAATTTACATGGAACCCGCGTAATGTAGTAGTTGCAGGTCAGGGTGGTGCTGCAAAATTTATTCAGGAAGGAAAGTACAAGTATATACCATATAATAAACTTTTTAGAAGGACTGAATTTATTAATATTCCGGGATATGGACGTTTTGAGGCCTATGCTAATAGAGATTCATTGGCATATAGAGAGTCATACGGATTACATGATATTCCAACTCTGTATCGAGGAACCTTTAGAAGAGTTGGTTTCAGTAGGGCATGGAATATGCTGGTAGAACTTGGGCTGACTGACGATAGTTATACCATGGAGGGTTCTGAGAATATGACATATCGCGATTTTGTAAATTCGTTTTTGCCATATCATCCATATAATACTGTAGAAATTAAACTTCGTCATTACCTGAAAATTGATCAGGATGATGTAGTGTGGGATAAGTTTGTTTGTCTTGACTTGTTAAGTGATGAAAAGATTGTAGGTATAAAAGATGCAACGCCTGCACAGATTTTACAGAAGATATTGATGGAGAAATGGACTTTGAAATCGGATGATAAGGATATGATTGTGATGTATCACAAATTTGGTTACGAAATTGACGGAGAAAAGAAGCAAACCGAATCATATATGGTGGTGAAAGGGGATGACTCTCATGAAACAGCCATGGCGAAAACAGTTGGTTTGCCTACAGCGATTTCTGCACTGAAGATATTAAACGGTGAAATTTCAACACCGGGAATTCATATACCTATTAATAAGGAGTTTTATGAACCGATACTTGAGGAACTTAGAGAGTATGGTGTTGAATTTACTGAAGTTGAAAGTGAATATCAAAGTTATAATCCTGACGTGATGGTGGATTGATAAAAAATAAGAGAAATAATTACTTTGTTTTTTTAATAAGGAAATTATTGACGAAATTTGAGTTTTGGATGGCTGATAATATCAAATAAACCTTCCTGACGGTAGGCAGGTTTATTTGGGGTTAGATTTTCAGGGATTAAATTTAAATATTCAAAAACTGTAAATGAAATGGAAGAACTGGAAACACTGGAGAAAGTTGATTATAAAAGTCTCGTGAATTCGCAGCTTGAGTTTTTTAATACTAATGTTACTAAAGATGTTGATTTTAGGATATCTCAGCTAAAAAAGTTGCAAGAGATATTAAAAGCTAATGAAGCATTACTTGACGAAGCAATATATAAGGATTTTAGAAAGTCGAGTTTCGAAAATTACGTAACAGAGTTGTCACTGATATATCATGAGATCAATTTAGCGTTAAAAAATCTAAAGGAGTGGAGTAAGAGAATAAGTGTTCCTACTAATATGGCTAATTTGCCCGGGTTTAGTTATATTATACCTGAGCCTCTGGGAGTAACGCTTACTATTGGTGCCTGGAATTATCCCTATCAACTTTCATTGTCTCCTGTTGTTCCTGCCTTAGCTGCCGGAAATACTGCAATTATTAAACCGTCAGAACTTTCAATGAACACATCGAAAGTGATGGCACAGTTAATTAATGAAAATTTTGATGAAAAATATTTGCATGTTGTTGAAGGGGGAGTCGAGGAGACTACATCGCTGTTGAAAGAAAAATTTGATAAAATATTTTATACGGGAAGTTCAAATGTAGGTAAAATAATAATGAAAGCTGCTGCAGAACATCTCACTCCGGTAACACTGGAGTTGGGAGGGAAAAGTCCGACCTTTGTTTTTAATGATGCAAATTTAAAAATGGCAGCCAAGAGAATAGTGTGGGCAAAATTTTTAAATGGGGGGCAAACCTGTGTAGCTCCTGATTATATTCTCGCAGAAAAAGGGGTTAAGGAGAAGCTGATTTCAGCTATAAAACAACAGATTTTAGAAGTACACGGTAATGATCCTCAAAAGAGTGAGGCTTTTGTCAGGATTATAAATCCCCGTCATTATCACAGAATTCTGCAACTTATCGATGAAGATAAGCTTGTTTTGGGAGGGGAAAGTGATGAGTCTGACCTTTATATATCACCTACCATAATGGATAATGTTTCTTTTGATGATGCTGTTATGCAGGAGGAAATATTTGGACCTGTTTTACCTGTTATAGAGTTCGATAATTTAGACTGGGCAATAAAAAAGGTAAAAGATCGTCCTAAGCCACTTGCTCTTTATGTTTTTACGGGAAAAGGAAGTAGCAGAGATAAGATTTTCCATGAGATATCATTTGGTGGAGGAGCTGTTAACGATGCTGTAGTGCATTTGGCTAATTCTAATCTGCCTTTCGGAGGAGTAGGGAATTCGGGTATGGGCAGTTACCACGGTAAGGCAGGCTTTGATTCTTTTTCGCATTATAAGTCTATTTTGAATAAATCAACATTAATTGAACCGCCAATTAAGTATCCTCCATATGTTGATTGGAAAAAAAAGCTTCTTAAGAGATTATTGGAATAAACAGTGCATTTATACATATTGCTGATTAATATGTGTAAGTTGAAACAATCGGGCAGACTGTAATTAGTAATTTAACTAAATAATTTGTTTTTTTGCCGCTTGGATTTCAAGAATAAATAAACAAGGAAATGGAAGGTCTATCTAAGTATGATGATATACGCCCTTATACAGATGAGGAAGCAAGGGAAGTTTTTAAGGAAATAAGTAGACACCCTGCCGTATTTTCGATGATAAAAGTTTTCAATCCTTATCTTACAAAAGAGGAGGTGATTGAATATTTCGAATCAATGACCGGTATTGATGACTTTCAGCGGAAATTTTCATATCCCGGACTTAGGTTAATTATAGGAAAAACCAGCGAGGGACTAACTCATGAAGGGTTGGATAACTTAGATAAGGATGGGAGCTATCTGTTTGTATCTACACACAGAGATATTATGTTAGATACATCTCTTCTGAATTTTCTTATGTTGGAACAGGGGATGAAGCTTGCCGAAGCTGCCATAGGCGATAATCTTATAAAAAGAGACTTATTATCAAGACTGGCTAAATTGAACAGGAACTTTGTAGTAAAGAGAAACGCTCCTGTAAGAGAGATGGTATTAAATTCTAAACATCTTTCAGAGTATATTCAATTTGTTCTTCACGATAAAAAAAGGTCTGTATGGATTGCACAGCGTGAAGGCAGAACTAAAGATGGTATAGATGCTACCAATCCCGGTTTGTTGAAGATGATAACAATGGCTGCATCGAGAAAAGAGAATATTATTGATTTTCTAAAAAGTCTGAAAATAGTTCCTTTATCTATTTCTTATGAATATGATCCTACTGATAGAATGAAGATTGATGAGCTTATTGCAAAAGAACACAATATGACTTATTTGAAGGATCGAAACGAAGATTTTCAGCAGATAGTAACAGGTATAATTGGTCAGAAAAAAAGAATGCATCTCGCTGCAGGTAAACCCCTGGATAAAGAGTTGGATCAACTCGAAGGCTTAAATGGAAATAAACTGTTGCAAAAACTTGCTGAAGTTATTGATGCTGAAATTATCAGAAATTACAAGTTGTGGCCTTCAAATTATATTGCATACAATAAGTTGATGGCTTCTTCGAAATTTGAAAATTTGTATAATGATTTTGAAGAAAGATCATTTTTACGAAGAATTGAAAAAAGGGCTATACAGCATGATCACGATGATGCAGAAAGAAAATTTCTGGAAATGTATGCCAATCCGGTTATAAATAATTTAAAATTAGGCTTTATAAAGTAGAACGTAATGTATTTTATTAT from Bacteroidota bacterium includes:
- a CDS encoding DUF4476 domain-containing protein — its product is MTELRFIILLLFLGINLSAQTKLIVYSENNEQFIAEIDNIKLVKEVSNFFELETINKKSVVLNIKMENTIELKKTISLKKSRQNVYAISNENGIFKIRYRGNYHLKEKLPNFISNTEKKSLTKANSHNLMQLNKLIEAIDNTSDEKVKELLIIKELQNGIFNCRQLKFLFTKLNYDSSKLKVFRETKHNCMDIINYSILLNQFKDPKTKEAFSEIVFSAK
- a CDS encoding saccharopine dehydrogenase C-terminal domain-containing protein produces the protein MSKRKILVIGAGRSTTSLINYLLKKSEEENLEITVGDVSVELAREKVQGFSNGKAIDFDVFNDEHREKEIRNADIVISMLPARFHIQVAKDCIRYRKPMVTASYISEEMEALNSDAKDAGIVIMNEVGVDPGIDHMSAKKVIDRVIDGGGKMLSFESFTGGLISPENDDNMWSYKFTWNPRNVVVAGQGGAAKFIQEGKYKYIPYNKLFRRTEFINIPGYGRFEAYANRDSLAYRESYGLHDIPTLYRGTFRRVGFSRAWNMLVELGLTDDSYTMEGSENMTYRDFVNSFLPYHPYNTVEIKLRHYLKIDQDDVVWDKFVCLDLLSDEKIVGIKDATPAQILQKILMEKWTLKSDDKDMIVMYHKFGYEIDGEKKQTESYMVVKGDDSHETAMAKTVGLPTAISALKILNGEISTPGIHIPINKEFYEPILEELREYGVEFTEVESEYQSYNPDVMVD
- a CDS encoding aldehyde dehydrogenase gives rise to the protein MEELETLEKVDYKSLVNSQLEFFNTNVTKDVDFRISQLKKLQEILKANEALLDEAIYKDFRKSSFENYVTELSLIYHEINLALKNLKEWSKRISVPTNMANLPGFSYIIPEPLGVTLTIGAWNYPYQLSLSPVVPALAAGNTAIIKPSELSMNTSKVMAQLINENFDEKYLHVVEGGVEETTSLLKEKFDKIFYTGSSNVGKIIMKAAAEHLTPVTLELGGKSPTFVFNDANLKMAAKRIVWAKFLNGGQTCVAPDYILAEKGVKEKLISAIKQQILEVHGNDPQKSEAFVRIINPRHYHRILQLIDEDKLVLGGESDESDLYISPTIMDNVSFDDAVMQEEIFGPVLPVIEFDNLDWAIKKVKDRPKPLALYVFTGKGSSRDKIFHEISFGGGAVNDAVVHLANSNLPFGGVGNSGMGSYHGKAGFDSFSHYKSILNKSTLIEPPIKYPPYVDWKKKLLKRLLE
- a CDS encoding 1-acyl-sn-glycerol-3-phosphate acyltransferase, whose product is MEGLSKYDDIRPYTDEEAREVFKEISRHPAVFSMIKVFNPYLTKEEVIEYFESMTGIDDFQRKFSYPGLRLIIGKTSEGLTHEGLDNLDKDGSYLFVSTHRDIMLDTSLLNFLMLEQGMKLAEAAIGDNLIKRDLLSRLAKLNRNFVVKRNAPVREMVLNSKHLSEYIQFVLHDKKRSVWIAQREGRTKDGIDATNPGLLKMITMAASRKENIIDFLKSLKIVPLSISYEYDPTDRMKIDELIAKEHNMTYLKDRNEDFQQIVTGIIGQKKRMHLAAGKPLDKELDQLEGLNGNKLLQKLAEVIDAEIIRNYKLWPSNYIAYNKLMASSKFENLYNDFEERSFLRRIEKRAIQHDHDDAERKFLEMYANPVINNLKLGFIK